The Candidatus Latescibacterota bacterium sequence CTTGCAAGATCGAGTTATTACCGGGCACCTGTGGCCGAGTCGGAAGAGAACCTGATGTATATGAGAATGTTAGGTGAGGAATATACCAGGCATCCATTTCTGGGGAGCCGGGGAATGCGTTATTATCTGCGGCGACTGGATTGCGCGGTAAACAGGAAGCGTATGCAACGATTGATGCGTGTAATGGAACTGTTATCTATCGCACCACAGAAGAGAACAAGTATTCCTGCACCAGAACATAAGATATACCCGTATCTGCTGCGCAAGCTGGCCATAAATCGTCCTGATCA is a genomic window containing:
- a CDS encoding IS3 family transposase, with the translated sequence MIDREDKSFSVGRQCELLGLARSSYYRAPVAESEENLMYMRMLGEEYTRHPFLGSRGMRYYLRRLDCAVNRKRMQRLMRVMELLSIAPQKRTSIPAPEHKIYPYLLRKLAINRPDHVWGSDITYVRLKLLYPGYTVPLWNWTDDMLISKFS